Within the Bacillota bacterium genome, the region GAGCTGATTGAAAGCTGTGATTCAGCGTGTTTTGAATGCGTCTGTAACCGTAGAAGGGAACATTATTTCATCCATTGGCAAGGGGTATCTCATACTTCTCGGAGTCATGAGGGACGACACGGAAAAGGATATTTTGACGTTGGCGTCTAAAACGTCACGTCTTAGAATTTTCTCAGACGAAGATGGTAAGATGAATCAAAGTATTATTGATGTTGACGGAGAAATACTCGTCGTATCGCAATTTACGCTTTGCACCGATGCTAAAAGCGGAAACAGACCTGGTTTTACGTCAGCTGCGTTACCGGAAAAGGCTGAGACTTATTATAATTTATATATAGAAAAGCTCAAGGAAAACGGGGTTAAACATGTTTTGAGCGGCAAGTTCAGAGCTGATATGAAGGTTGAGCTTGTTAATGACGGCCCTGTTACTATAATTTTTGACACAAATGACTGGAGAAAGGGAGACTAAATTTGAAACTCGTATCAATGGTTTCCGGCCCGATTTCGACAAACACATATATAATAATTGATGAGAAATCTAATGATTGCGCTGTTATCGATCCGGCGATAAGAAATCGTGAAATATACAATTTTCTGGACAAGCATCCAGAGCTCAAAATCAAATATATAATCGCTACTCACGGTCATTTCGATCATGTTACACAGATAGAAGAACTGAAAGAGAAATATGGCGGTGAGGTTGTGATTCACCGTGCAGATCTTCCGTGGCTTGTTTGTGATTATAATGCGCGATATGCCCGTCATACTGCAGCAGCTAAGCCTCTTTCTGCTGATATGCTGCTTGATGGTGGCGAAACATTATTCGTCGGAGACATTAAACTTATATTTATCCATACACCAGGTCACACGCCTGGCGGGATGTGCATACAATGTGAAAATTGTTTATTTTCGGGAGATACATTGTTTTTAAATGATGTCGGCAGAACGGATCTTGAGGGCGGAGACGAAACAGCGCTTCATCACTCTGTTAAGGAAGTCATTGGCTCAATAAACGAAGATTTGAAGGTATATCCTGGGCACGGTGATCCAACAACACTTTCTCACGAAAAAACTCATAATCCGTATTTTAAATAGATTTGAAATGAGGCAGTAATGCGCATAGAATGTAATGGTCATAGTTACCGCAATTTAATAGAAAGCGTTTCGCTTTTATTTTATCCTGTATCCAGTTTCGAGGGGGATGAAGGCGACGGACGCGGTGTTGTAAGCACATTGAAAGTCGAACAAAATATGGCTTATGCGCATACTCTGTTATATGACGGACCGCAGAGTGCAGAATATGAGTGCAATGAAAAGGTGAAAGAGGATGGAGATTACCAGGTTCTTATAGGAAAGTCTGTCTTTCTTGCTTGGCAACGACTATGTAATATAACGCCGCCATGGGGTACACTTATCGGTATTCGCCCCGCTAAGGTTGCATCAAGACTATTATCGGAAGGTTATACAGATCAGGAAATAATAAACTTTTTTCAAGACAATTATTTTACAAGACAGGATAAGGCTTCAGTATGCATTGAGGCGGCTAAACTTGAAAAGAATGCGCTCGGTTTACTCAAGCCCGATATGTTCAGTTTATATGTATCCATACCGTTTTGCCCAAGCAGATGCAGCTATTGTTCGTTCGTATCGCATTCTATTGAGAAGGCAAAAAAACTTATCGATCCTTATGTAGATCTTTTATGCCGTGAGCTTGCTCTGTGGGGGGAAGCTGCTCGCGGAAGGTCTATGCGCCCATTGACAATTTATTTTGGCGGTGGCACACCTACAACTTTATCTGGTCAGCAGCTTTTAAGGATTATGAATACAATAAAAGACAGCTTTGATCTCACTTCACTTCAGGAATATACCGTAGAGGCCGGACGCCCTGATACAATCACTAAAGAAAAACTCGAAGCTATTAAAATCGGCGGAGCGGGTAGAATAAGTATAAATCCGCAGACAATGTCGGATAATACGCTTGCAGCGATTGGCAGAAGGCATACATCGGATGATATCCGCACAGCATTTAAAATTGCCCGTTCTGTTGGATTTGACACTATCAATGCTGATCTTATTGCAGGACTGCCGGGAGAAGGAATAGAAGACTTTTCACATACTTTAAAGGGGATTTTGGATCTTAGCCCGGAAAATATAACGGTTCATACTTTAAGCATTAAAAAATCGGCATTTCTAAAGGAAAACGGAGGAGATTTGCTTAGTAAACAGGCGGCTGTTACAGGAGAGATGGTATCTCTTGCATCAGAAGTATTGCGAAAAGAGAATTATCATCCGTATTATTTGTATCGCCAGAAGAACACGGCAGGGAATCATGAAAATGTAGGTTATGCAAAAGACGGGCATGACGGTTTATATAACATATATACCATGGGTGAACATCAGTCGATTTTAGCGGCTGGTGCCGGAGCTGTCACAAAGATCGTAAAAATGCCCGAAAACCGCATTGAACGATTTTTTGAATATAAATATCCATATGAATATATAAATAATTTCGAAAAAGCAGAAAATAATATCAAGCAGGCAATGAGACTGATTTGATTCAGAGGTGCACGATGGACATAAATAAGGGTATTAGCGTTATCGATATCGAAAAAATATCAAGGGCTGTTTTAGAAAACCCTCAAGCCGTTATTGATGAAGCTGAAAACACATATATTTCACAGTTAAATACTGTTGTAAATGCTGTATCAAGTGATTTATATAAACACAAAATAATAATGCTGTCAGGACCGTCTTGCAGCGGAAAAACGACAACTGCACTTATAATAGAGAGTATGCTCGAAAAGCGAGGCATTAAAGCATATACCATATCTCTTGACGATTTCTTTTTGGATCGCGAGAAAGTGCCGAAAAACGCTAAGGGCAACCCTGATTTTGAAAGCGTTCAGACACTGGAACTTGACTTATTGGAACGCTGCCTGTGTTCTCTTGCGAGAGGAGATGAAACGCCGCTTCCTCATTTCCATGTTGATAAAGTAATCAGGGAGGACAACGCCAGAACCTTAAGGCTTTTAGATAATGAAGTTGCAATTGTTGAGGGCATTCATGCTTTAAACGATCTCGTGCTTAATCATTTGCCCTCAGATCGTTCATATAGGCTTTATGTAGGACTTAGAAGCAATTATTTGAAGGATAATAAGCTTTTTCTTGCAAAAAATGAATTAAGATTACTTAGACGGACAGTGCGTGACAGTAAATTCAGAAGTAATCATGCGATTGGAACATGGGATATGTGGGCAGATGTTAGGCATGGTGAGGCAGAATATATAATCCCATTCGCTGATCGAGCGGACATCGTTATAAATTCAGCATTTTCTTATGAGCCGATGCATATGAAGCCTTTCGTTCTTCCACTGCTTGAAACGCTTTTTGATACCCGACATGCAGAAAAAGCTAAGAGACTTTATAATGCAATAGCCTCGCTTCCTGAGATAGACAGAAAGCTTGTTCCTGCAATTTCCATGCTTAGGGAGTTTACCGGAGGTTCTTCGTTTTATAAGAATAATGACTTGAATGTTTAAAAGCTTTTGGTATATCATATATACATGAAGGCATATCTAAAAAGGAGTGAGTTTTAATGAGCTTTACCACTGAACTGCTTTGCAAAATTAAAAAAGCAACAGATGTCGCAGGAAAAAAGGTTGGAGAATTTACAGAGGCATCGAAACTGCACCTTGATCTTTTAAATGCGCAGGCATCACTTGAAGATTTGTATCTGTCTCTTGGAAAAGAAGTATATGCAACATCAAAAACTGATAATCAGGATGTAACAAAAATTAATGAAATGTCTGGCCAGATCGATTTGAAACTGGCTGATATTGAAAGTATTCAGGCTAGAATTGCTGAAAACAAAGGGAAGAAGACATGCGGTACATGCGGAGCATGTAATGACGATGAGGCGGTTTTCTGTTCTCGCTGCGGCAGTAAGCTTTAATACAGCCTGCCAAAAAGCGCAAAAGGGAGTTATTGCTCTTTTGCGCTTTTTTGCGTTTACATAAATATTACTCGAGATCAAAAATGCTCACAAAAAAGAATAAATTGTTAATAAATAATAAATTAAATTGTATTATAACTTAACATTGCTGTATAATTCATAATGTTTGTTTTTAGGAAGTATATTAAAGCAAGAATGTAATTGAAAGGGTTAATCTATTTATGGCTGCAAAAAAACAGAATTTCATGGAGGGCGCACTTGTTCTGATGCTGGGCGGCATCATAGTTAAAATTATAGGCGCTCTTTTCAAAATACCGCTCTCAAACCTGCTTCATGGCGTCGGTATGTCCTATTTTACCGTTGCGTATGACATTTATACTTGGGTTTATATTATAACAACGGCAGGCCTGCCGATCGCGATTTCACGAATGGTTTCTGAAAGTAACAGCCATGGGAGATATACTGATTCCAAGCACATACTCCAGGTCGCTTTTAGAACATTTTTTGCGTTTGCAATCGTTACATCGGGATTCCTGCTGATATTTGCTAAACAGCTTGCAGATTTGATGGACAACAGCGACGCTGTTTATTGTATTATTGCTGTTGCTCCGGCTATTCTTTTTGAGATTATTATGTCTTCGAACCGCGGTTATTTCGAGGGCCATAAAAATATGGTTCCAACAGCTATATCACAGATTATTACTGCAACTGCAAAACTTACCTTTGGCTATGCGCTGGCGTATATTCTCTTAAAGAGAGGTTACGGGCTTCCAATCGCGGCTGCAGGAGCAATTTTCGGTGTTACAATCGGCGGCGCACTCGGCGCAATCTACTTATTTTTTAAGCGTATACATTATAAACCGGAACGTGAATCGATTTTTACCACAGATGTTGCAACTCCGCGGCGTAAGCTTTTGAAAAGGCTTCTTGCAATAACGATTCCAATAACGATTGGATCTTCCGTACTTAGCATTACTAACTTGATAGATACCGGTATGGTTATGAACCGTCTTAGTAGCGCAGGAATTGCTATGGATAGGGCAAAGTTGCTGTTTGGCAGCTATTCTGCCCTTGCGCGTACCATGTTTAATTTGCCAACAGCAGTTATAATTCCAATGGGTGTCAGCGTAATTCCATCTCTTGCCGAAAAATTTGCAACTGGGGTCAATAAGCAGTCTAGGGGAATTGCAGAATCCGCATTACGCGTTGTTATGATTCTATCAGTACCAGCAGGATTTGGACTTGCGATGATGTCAAAACCTATTTTGTCATTACTTTACTCTTCTCTGACAGAAGAAGTAAAAATTGCTGCCCCGCTTCTTACTTCTCTTGGGCCGGCTGTAGTTTTTGTTTGCCTCGTCTCAATTACAAATGCTATACTACAGGCGATTGGAAAAGAGAAGGTTCCGGTAGTTACGATGCTTATCGGTGGAACAATGAAACTTGTTTGCAACTATATCCTTGTAGGAACACCTAATATTAATATCTCTGGGGCTCCTTTTGGTACAAACCTCTGCTATGGCACAATAGCTTTATTAAATATTATTGTCATCTGGCGCTCGCTTGATGGTTTACCGACCATAATACCGACAACAATAAAGTCTGTCGGCTCCGCTCTTGTTTCATGCGGAGTTGCAGCGCTGCTCTTTAATCCTATTGCTGCAGCTATAGGTGCCACACTTTCTACCCTAATTTGTATAATAATCGCAGTATCTGGTTATTTTATAATATTGTTAACGTTCAAGGGTATGAACGAAGAGGATATTTTGCTGCTGCCTAAAGGAGAAAAAATTAAAAAAATACTTGCAAAATACGGATGGATAGGATAAAATGAAAACAATCAGTAAATATTTGGTTAATTTTGAC harbors:
- the dtd gene encoding D-aminoacyl-tRNA deacylase: MKAVIQRVLNASVTVEGNIISSIGKGYLILLGVMRDDTEKDILTLASKTSRLRIFSDEDGKMNQSIIDVDGEILVVSQFTLCTDAKSGNRPGFTSAALPEKAETYYNLYIEKLKENGVKHVLSGKFRADMKVELVNDGPVTIIFDTNDWRKGD
- a CDS encoding MBL fold metallo-hydrolase gives rise to the protein MKLVSMVSGPISTNTYIIIDEKSNDCAVIDPAIRNREIYNFLDKHPELKIKYIIATHGHFDHVTQIEELKEKYGGEVVIHRADLPWLVCDYNARYARHTAAAKPLSADMLLDGGETLFVGDIKLIFIHTPGHTPGGMCIQCENCLFSGDTLFLNDVGRTDLEGGDETALHHSVKEVIGSINEDLKVYPGHGDPTTLSHEKTHNPYFK
- the hemZ gene encoding coproporphyrinogen dehydrogenase HemZ, which codes for MRIECNGHSYRNLIESVSLLFYPVSSFEGDEGDGRGVVSTLKVEQNMAYAHTLLYDGPQSAEYECNEKVKEDGDYQVLIGKSVFLAWQRLCNITPPWGTLIGIRPAKVASRLLSEGYTDQEIINFFQDNYFTRQDKASVCIEAAKLEKNALGLLKPDMFSLYVSIPFCPSRCSYCSFVSHSIEKAKKLIDPYVDLLCRELALWGEAARGRSMRPLTIYFGGGTPTTLSGQQLLRIMNTIKDSFDLTSLQEYTVEAGRPDTITKEKLEAIKIGGAGRISINPQTMSDNTLAAIGRRHTSDDIRTAFKIARSVGFDTINADLIAGLPGEGIEDFSHTLKGILDLSPENITVHTLSIKKSAFLKENGGDLLSKQAAVTGEMVSLASEVLRKENYHPYYLYRQKNTAGNHENVGYAKDGHDGLYNIYTMGEHQSILAAGAGAVTKIVKMPENRIERFFEYKYPYEYINNFEKAENNIKQAMRLI
- a CDS encoding polysaccharide biosynthesis protein encodes the protein MAAKKQNFMEGALVLMLGGIIVKIIGALFKIPLSNLLHGVGMSYFTVAYDIYTWVYIITTAGLPIAISRMVSESNSHGRYTDSKHILQVAFRTFFAFAIVTSGFLLIFAKQLADLMDNSDAVYCIIAVAPAILFEIIMSSNRGYFEGHKNMVPTAISQIITATAKLTFGYALAYILLKRGYGLPIAAAGAIFGVTIGGALGAIYLFFKRIHYKPERESIFTTDVATPRRKLLKRLLAITIPITIGSSVLSITNLIDTGMVMNRLSSAGIAMDRAKLLFGSYSALARTMFNLPTAVIIPMGVSVIPSLAEKFATGVNKQSRGIAESALRVVMILSVPAGFGLAMMSKPILSLLYSSLTEEVKIAAPLLTSLGPAVVFVCLVSITNAILQAIGKEKVPVVTMLIGGTMKLVCNYILVGTPNINISGAPFGTNLCYGTIALLNIIVIWRSLDGLPTIIPTTIKSVGSALVSCGVAALLFNPIAAAIGATLSTLICIIIAVSGYFIILLTFKGMNEEDILLLPKGEKIKKILAKYGWIG